The Cryptococcus depauperatus CBS 7841 chromosome 7, complete sequence genome window below encodes:
- a CDS encoding U6 snRNA-associated Sm-like protein LSm6 — protein sequence MSSPEASGEPQPASGSPSDFLRSIVGKRVKVRIGGGIDYTGLLTCLDGYMNVALEKTEEWAGGVKTASYGDCFLRGNNVLYISALEDL from the exons ATGAGCTCCCCAGAAGCTTCAGGTGAACCTCAGCCAGCTTCTGGCTCCCCTTCCGACTTTCTTCGCAGTATTGTTGGCAAGCGCGTCAAGGTCAGAATAGGAGGCGGTATAGACTACACAG GTCTTTTAACATGTTTGGACGGCTACATGAATGTTGCTCTTGAAAAGACAGAGGAGTGGGCAGGAGGAGTCAAGACTGCTTCCTATGGAGATTGTTTCTTGCGAGGTAATAACG TGCTTTATATATCCGCTCTGGAAGATTTATAG
- a CDS encoding chaperone DnaK encodes MAYPRRSIRSKKSSTTSSLMSKLSLFAFVFIAIICLLPETLSVLTWEQLTLVSLSSVLERLKSSQTTKAANNPENTVFDVKRMVGRYFDDPDVKRDKRHWPFKVVNKNGKPLIQVNHRGELRDFTPEEISAMVLTKMKETAEAYLGHKVTHAVVTVPAYFNDAQRSATKDAGTIAGLTVLRIVNEPTAAAIAYGLDRSGKQESQVIVYDLGGGTFDVSLLSIEDGVFEVLATAGDTHLGGEDFDNRVIDYLVKQYKRKTDVDVSKNNRAMGKLKREVEKAKRTLSSQMSTKIEIEAFEGGNDFSETLTRAKFEELNMDLFRKTMKPVEQVLKDAGVKKEDVDDIVLVGGSTRIPKVQQLLKEYFNGKEPSKGINPDEAVAYGAAVQGGILSGEAGSSDVLLIDVCPLTLGIETTGGVMTKLIPRNSVVPTKKSQIFSTAADNQPTVRIQVFEGERSMTKDNNLLGEFDLTNIPPAPRGVPQIEVTFEIDANGILRVSAADKGTGKSESITITSDQRRLSPEEIERMVQEAEEFADEDAAIKKRIEAVNGLQNFIFSIKSQIGDAEGLGGKLSEDDKETILSAIKEKTEWLEEHPEAEAEDYEEQLSELQATIAPITSNLYGGSGGTGDEQMPFSHDEL; translated from the exons ATGGCTTATCCACGAAGAAGTATTCGCTCAAAGAAGTCTTCAACAACTTCATCACTTATGTCCAAACTCTCTCTCTTCGCTTTTGTCTTCATCGCCATCATctgtcttcttcca GAAACGTTATCGGTATTGACTTGGGAACAACTTACTCTTGTGTCGC TGTCCAGCGTGCTGGAAAGGTTGAAATCATCGCAAACGACCAAG GCCGCCAACAACCCCGAAAACACCGTCTTTGACGTCAAGCGAATGGTTGGACGATACTTTGATGACCCCGATGTCAAGCGGGACAAGAGGCATTGGCCTTTTAAGGTGGTCAACAAGAATGGCAAGCCTTTGATTCAGGTGAATCATCGAGGCGAATTGAGGGACTTT ACTCCTGAGGAAATATCTGCCATGGTTTTGAcgaaaatgaaagaaacTGCTGAGGCTTATCTTGGTCACAAGGTTACCCACGCTGTTGTTACTGTTCCTGCGT ACTTCAATGACGCTCAACGATCTGCTACGAAGGATGCCGGTACTATTGCTGGGCTTACTGTTCTTCGTATCGTCAATGAGCCTACCGCTGCTGCCATCG CCTACGGTCTTGACCGCAGTGGTAAGCAAGAATCTCAGGTTATCGTATATGACCTTGGTGGTGGTACTTTCGATGtctcccttctttccatcgaAGATGGTGTATTCGAAGTCTTGGCCACTGCAGGAGACACTCATCTTGGTGGTGAAGACTTTGACAATCGAGTCATTGATTACCTCGTCAAACAATACAAGAGGAAGACCGACGTTGATGTCAGCAAAAACAACAGAGCTATGGGCAAGCTCAAACGTGAAGTTGAAAAGGCCAAGCGCACTCTTTCTAGTCAAATGAGCACCAAGATTGAAATTGAGGCTTTTGAAGGGGGCAACGACTTTTCTGAG ACTTTGACACGAGCCAAGTTCGAAGAGCTCAACATGGATCTCTTCAGGAAGACCATGAAACCTGTCGAGCAAGTGCTGAAAGATGCTGGCGTTaagaaggaagatgttgatgac ATTGTTCTCGTTGGTGGCTCTACCCGTATTCCTAAGGTCCAGCAACTTTTGAAGGAGTACTTCAACGGCAAGGAGCCCTCCAAGGGTATTAATCCCGACGAGGCTGTTGCATATGGTGCTGCTGTTCAAGGTGGCATCTTGTCTGGCGAGGCTGGTAGTAGCGATGTTCTCCTTATCGACGTCTGCCCTCTAACTCTTGGTATCGAAACTACTGGTGGTGTCATGACCAAGCTTATCCCTCGAAACTCTGTTGTCCCCACTAAGAAGTCTCAAATCTTCTCGACCGCCGCTGACAACCAGCCTACTGTGAGGATCCAAGTATTCGAGGGCGAGCGTTCTATGACCAAGGACAACAATCTTCTGGGGGAATTCGACTTGACCAACATTCCCCCGGCTCCACGAGGCGTTCCTCAGATTGAGGTTAcctttgagattgatg CCAATGGTATCTTGAGAGTCTCTGCTGCCGACAAGGGCACTGGAAAGTCTGAATCTATCACTATCACTAGTGACCAACGACGACTCTCTCCTGAGGAAATTGAGCGAATGGTCCAAGAG GCCGAAGAATTCGCTGACGAAGACGCGGCcatcaagaagaggattgaGGCCGTGAATGGTCTTCAGA acttcatcttcagtATCAAGTCCCAGATCGGCGACGCTGAGGGTCTTGGTGGGAAACTCTCTGAGGATGACAAAGAGACCATTCTCTCTGctatcaaggaaaagactGAATGGCTTGAAGAACATCCCGAGGCTGAGGCGGAGGACTATGAAGAACAGTTGTCCGAGCTGCAGGCCACTATCGCT CCTATCACTTCCAACTTGTATGGCGGATCTGGAGGAACTGGTGATGAGCAGATGCCATTTAGTCACGATGAGCTCTAA